The following are from one region of the Alicyclobacillus fastidiosus genome:
- a CDS encoding copper ion binding protein, with protein MATETITVKGMTCSGCVNSVTKALTAVEGVKDVNVELEGQRATVSYDEAKVTVDVLKRAVEDAGYDVE; from the coding sequence ATGGCAACTGAAACGATCACGGTCAAAGGGATGACGTGCAGTGGGTGTGTGAATTCGGTGACGAAGGCACTCACGGCCGTTGAAGGAGTAAAAGACGTGAATGTAGAGTTAGAAGGTCAGCGAGCTACCGTCTCGTATGACGAGGCGAAGGTGACGGTCGACGTATTGAAACGTGCTGTCGAGGATGCCGGATACGACGTCGAGTGA
- a CDS encoding GNAT family N-acetyltransferase — protein MAEQIDVCISSVKDAEEERWLSELWLSEWGGDRMVSRGHVYHLDDLESIVARVKDRLVGAATYRMDADAGCELMSINATSSGGGVGTKLLSAVEAKARDAGCRRVWLITSNDNVDALRFYQRRGYRLAALYPGAIDRARRIKPTIPLIGDHGIAIHDEIELAKDLVESGGG, from the coding sequence GTGGCAGAACAAATAGACGTGTGCATTTCCTCTGTGAAAGACGCCGAAGAAGAGCGCTGGCTCAGCGAACTCTGGCTGAGTGAGTGGGGCGGTGACAGGATGGTGAGTCGGGGTCACGTCTATCACCTCGACGACTTGGAATCGATCGTGGCGCGGGTGAAGGACCGACTGGTTGGGGCTGCGACCTACCGGATGGACGCCGATGCAGGCTGCGAATTGATGAGTATTAACGCCACCAGTTCGGGCGGTGGCGTCGGGACAAAGTTGTTGTCGGCTGTCGAGGCAAAGGCGCGCGATGCAGGGTGCAGGCGGGTTTGGCTCATTACGAGCAACGACAACGTCGATGCCTTGCGATTTTATCAGCGCAGGGGCTATCGTCTGGCGGCGCTGTACCCTGGAGCGATCGATCGTGCCCGACGCATCAAACCGACCATCCCGCTGATTGGCGATCACGGCATTGCCATCCACGACGAGATCGAACTGGCGAAGGATCTCGTCGAATCGGGCGGGGGTTGA
- a CDS encoding YnfA family protein produces MTLRAICLFILAGVAEIGGGYLIWQWLRNGKPLWIGLIGAVVMVVYGIIATRQEFSFGKTYAAYGGIFIVMAVLWGWLIDRRFPDVREWTGALICLVGVTVMLIKR; encoded by the coding sequence ATGACACTGAGGGCGATTTGTTTGTTCATTTTAGCAGGGGTTGCTGAGATCGGTGGGGGATATCTGATCTGGCAGTGGCTGCGGAATGGGAAACCCTTGTGGATTGGCCTGATTGGTGCAGTCGTGATGGTCGTGTATGGCATCATCGCTACACGTCAGGAATTTTCATTTGGGAAGACGTACGCCGCATATGGGGGGATCTTCATCGTGATGGCTGTACTGTGGGGATGGCTGATCGACAGGCGATTTCCGGATGTGCGTGAATGGACTGGAGCCTTGATTTGTCTGGTCGGAGTCACAGTCATGTTGATCAAACGATAG
- a CDS encoding heavy metal translocating P-type ATPase, with protein MTDTKEFTLPVEGMTCAACAARIEKQIAKVPGVQLIQVNLASERARVVLDGDTSWASVVQSIEKTGYSVPTRDVEFDVEGMTCAACAARIEQVVAQVDAVKSVHVNLATEKAHISYVPGVVAESDLIRAVEKAGYGATLASPSALQGDRVKRAREYRIAVMKFWLSALLTLPLVLQMFYMFLGGMSFLPNWVSWILATPVQFYIGWRFYRGAYHALRGGSANMDVLVALGTSVAYVDSAVLTMIGRHAVFFDSSATVVTLIFMGKLLESRAKAKSGAAIEALAKLGAKVAHVVRDGVETDVAVEELHIGDKVRVRPGEKVPTDGIVIEGNTTIDESFLTGESMPVSKAIGAPVVGASVNQTSAFTMEVTKVGADTALAQVMRLIEHAQGSKAPIQRLADKISGIFVPIVLCLALITFVAWGGVGSWSHGLTAMVAVLVIACPCSLGLATPTAIMVGTGVGAGAGVLVKAGDHLELAHKVNVVVFDKTGTITSGRPTVTDIWLADGTTEAELLSRAGALERQSEHPLGAAVVRCATDASVQLVDASDVQAVPGRGIKGVVDGHIVRVGNRRWLEEMGMTSFPDEQLANFESAGKTAVIVACDERVLGVLAIADTVKDDARSTVAKLQRMGIEVWMITGDNERTARCVAEEVGIHHVMAGVLPADKSAEVDGLRKLGRVVAMVGDGINDAPALVAADIGIAMGTGADVALQAADIALMRGNTHGVVDTIRLSNATMRKIRQNLFWAFLYNILGIPLAALGLLSPIAAGAAMALSSVSVISNSLLLRRLQLGREVHAAKL; from the coding sequence ATGACAGACACGAAGGAATTCACCCTGCCCGTTGAAGGAATGACGTGTGCTGCATGTGCGGCGCGTATCGAAAAACAGATTGCGAAAGTTCCTGGTGTACAATTGATTCAAGTCAATCTCGCTTCGGAGCGAGCCCGCGTTGTTCTGGATGGAGACACCTCCTGGGCGTCAGTCGTTCAGAGCATCGAAAAGACTGGATACAGTGTACCGACCCGCGATGTCGAATTTGACGTCGAAGGTATGACATGCGCCGCGTGCGCAGCTCGTATTGAACAAGTGGTTGCACAAGTTGACGCCGTTAAGTCGGTCCACGTCAATCTGGCTACTGAGAAGGCGCACATCTCGTATGTGCCCGGAGTGGTGGCAGAGTCTGACCTGATTCGGGCTGTTGAGAAGGCTGGCTACGGTGCTACCTTGGCATCGCCATCCGCTCTCCAGGGAGATCGGGTTAAAAGGGCTAGAGAATATAGAATAGCAGTCATGAAGTTCTGGCTGTCAGCTTTGCTGACGCTACCTTTGGTTCTGCAGATGTTCTACATGTTCCTTGGTGGCATGAGCTTCTTGCCGAATTGGGTGTCGTGGATCCTCGCAACGCCCGTTCAGTTCTATATCGGTTGGAGGTTTTATCGCGGGGCGTACCACGCGTTGCGCGGTGGGTCAGCGAATATGGATGTGCTGGTCGCTTTGGGTACATCAGTTGCCTATGTCGATAGTGCTGTTTTAACGATGATCGGGCGCCATGCCGTGTTCTTCGATAGTTCGGCAACGGTCGTTACGTTGATCTTTATGGGCAAGTTGCTGGAATCGCGGGCCAAGGCAAAGTCGGGTGCTGCCATTGAGGCGTTGGCTAAGCTTGGTGCTAAGGTAGCACATGTCGTCCGAGATGGTGTGGAGACAGATGTCGCTGTGGAAGAGCTTCACATCGGCGACAAGGTTCGGGTACGGCCTGGGGAGAAGGTTCCTACCGATGGCATCGTGATCGAGGGGAATACCACCATCGATGAATCATTTTTGACGGGTGAATCGATGCCTGTCTCGAAAGCGATTGGGGCACCCGTCGTCGGGGCATCGGTCAACCAAACGAGTGCATTTACGATGGAAGTGACGAAGGTTGGAGCAGATACGGCGCTGGCACAAGTGATGCGACTCATCGAACATGCACAGGGGTCGAAGGCGCCCATTCAGCGATTGGCAGACAAGATCTCGGGCATCTTCGTGCCCATCGTCCTTTGTCTCGCCTTGATCACCTTCGTGGCGTGGGGGGGGGTCGGCAGTTGGTCCCATGGGCTCACCGCGATGGTCGCCGTACTCGTCATTGCATGCCCATGTTCTTTGGGTCTTGCGACGCCAACCGCGATCATGGTCGGGACGGGTGTCGGTGCAGGGGCCGGCGTGCTGGTGAAGGCTGGGGACCACTTAGAGTTGGCGCACAAGGTAAATGTAGTGGTCTTCGATAAGACTGGGACGATCACGTCTGGGCGGCCAACGGTAACCGACATCTGGCTCGCCGATGGCACCACGGAAGCGGAACTGCTGAGCCGAGCCGGCGCACTCGAGCGGCAAAGCGAACATCCTCTTGGCGCGGCTGTCGTGAGATGTGCCACGGATGCAAGCGTACAACTGGTCGACGCGTCCGACGTTCAGGCCGTTCCTGGCAGGGGCATCAAGGGTGTTGTAGACGGGCATATCGTTCGCGTAGGAAACCGTCGCTGGCTCGAAGAGATGGGAATGACGTCGTTCCCCGACGAACAGCTCGCGAACTTTGAATCGGCGGGGAAGACGGCGGTGATTGTCGCCTGCGACGAGCGCGTACTGGGTGTTCTGGCGATCGCGGATACGGTAAAGGATGACGCCCGAAGCACTGTCGCGAAGTTGCAACGCATGGGCATTGAGGTCTGGATGATCACCGGCGACAACGAGCGCACAGCTCGTTGCGTCGCTGAAGAAGTCGGTATCCATCACGTGATGGCAGGCGTCTTGCCAGCCGACAAATCGGCCGAGGTCGACGGGCTGCGCAAACTGGGGCGGGTCGTTGCGATGGTAGGTGACGGGATCAACGATGCTCCGGCCCTAGTTGCCGCAGATATCGGCATCGCGATGGGCACAGGCGCGGATGTCGCGCTGCAAGCGGCCGACATCGCACTCATGCGGGGAAACACGCATGGGGTGGTGGACACCATCAGACTTTCGAATGCGACGATGCGAAAAATTCGCCAGAACCTGTTCTGGGCGTTCTTGTATAACATACTGGGCATTCCGCTCGCCGCGCTTGGCCTATTAAGCCCGATTGCGGCCGGAGCGGCGATGGCCCTGAGCTCGGTGAGCGTCATCTCGAATAGCTTGTTGCTCCGGCGTCTGCAACTAGGAAGGGAGGTGCATGCGGCTAAACTGTGA
- a CDS encoding metal-sensitive transcriptional regulator → MCAEHHHGHSYAPQRDDLLRRLKRVEGQVRGVQKMIEEDRYCVDILVQIAAIKSAVHKVGLSVLESHTRGCVADALMNASDGEEKIDELMEVIRQFTKS, encoded by the coding sequence ATGTGTGCTGAACACCACCACGGCCACAGCTACGCTCCGCAGCGAGACGACTTGCTTCGGCGGCTTAAGCGGGTCGAAGGTCAAGTGCGGGGAGTTCAAAAGATGATCGAAGAGGACAGGTACTGTGTCGACATTCTCGTGCAGATTGCGGCCATTAAAAGTGCTGTCCACAAGGTGGGGCTGTCCGTCTTAGAGTCCCATACAAGAGGGTGTGTCGCGGATGCGTTGATGAACGCGTCTGATGGCGAGGAGAAAATTGACGAACTCATGGAAGTGATTCGTCAGTTTACGAAGTCGTAG
- the spo0A gene encoding sporulation transcription factor Spo0A — translation MSLMKVLIADDNHEFADLLGEFISSQPDMELCGIAYNGNDVLNLVRDTHPDVLVLDIIMPVLDGIGALERLGDVGGKMPKVIMLTAFGQETVTRRAVELGVSYFILKPFDMPLLADRIRQVVQGNAAPVAAAAQQQYVSPVFSTTQGNHVPQRRSVDAQITQIIHEIGVPAHIKGYHYLREAIGIVYDDVEILGSITKILYPRIADRYKTTPSRVERAIRHSIEVAWGRGNMDAIRKVFGYTVSASKTKPTNSEFIAMIADKLRMEHKVV, via the coding sequence GTGTCGTTAATGAAGGTTTTAATCGCCGACGATAATCATGAATTCGCTGACTTACTCGGTGAATTCATTTCATCTCAGCCGGATATGGAACTTTGCGGAATTGCGTATAACGGAAATGATGTTCTCAATTTAGTGCGGGATACCCATCCAGACGTGCTCGTTCTCGACATCATCATGCCAGTGCTCGATGGAATTGGCGCATTGGAACGCCTTGGCGACGTCGGAGGCAAGATGCCAAAGGTGATCATGCTGACGGCTTTTGGTCAAGAAACAGTGACTCGGCGTGCAGTCGAACTAGGCGTATCTTACTTCATTCTGAAGCCTTTTGATATGCCACTCCTGGCCGACCGAATTCGCCAAGTCGTTCAGGGAAATGCGGCCCCCGTAGCAGCGGCTGCGCAACAGCAGTATGTGAGTCCCGTTTTTTCGACCACGCAGGGGAATCACGTTCCGCAACGCAGATCTGTTGATGCTCAGATAACTCAGATTATTCACGAGATCGGGGTTCCAGCTCATATCAAGGGATATCATTACCTCCGTGAAGCTATCGGAATTGTTTACGATGATGTCGAAATACTCGGATCAATTACCAAAATACTGTACCCGCGGATTGCGGATCGCTATAAGACCACACCGTCACGTGTGGAACGGGCGATTCGCCACTCTATTGAAGTGGCATGGGGCCGCGGAAACATGGATGCGATTCGCAAAGTATTCGGTTACACGGTCAGCGCGTCGAAGACGAAGCCCACCAATTCCGAATTTATCGCGATGATCGCGGATAAGCTGCGGATGGAACACAAGGTGGTTTAA